In Hyla sarda isolate aHylSar1 unplaced genomic scaffold, aHylSar1.hap1 scaffold_308, whole genome shotgun sequence, a single window of DNA contains:
- the LOC130328483 gene encoding uncharacterized protein LOC130328483 encodes MTVYVDICEEPYGGGIIRGRTQTYDVMTVYVDIWEEPYGGGIIRGRTQTYDVMTVYMDIWREPYGGGIIRGRTQTYDVMTVYMDIWEEPYGGGIIRGRTQTYDVITVYMDIWEEPYGGGIIRGRTQTYDVMTVYMDIWEEPYGGGIIRGRTQTYDVITVYMDIWEEPYGGGIIRGRTQTYDVMTMYMDIWEEPYGGGIIRGRTQTYDVTTVYMDIWEEPYGGGIIRGRTQTYDVMTMYMDIWEEPYGGGIIRGRTQTYDVTTVYMDIWEEPYGGGIIRGRTQTYDVMTVYMDIWEEPYGGGIIRGRTQTYDVMTVYMDIWEEPYGGGIIRGRTQTYDVITVYMDIWEEPYGGGIIRGRTQTYDVMTMYIDIWEEPYGGGIIRGRTQTYDVITVYMDIWGGGGGGHNPVLSSNQDTREMLVQGLKPPDPLVPVTSPSKSPN; translated from the exons ATGACAGTGTACGTGGACATATGCGAGGAGCCATATGGAGGTGGCATAATAAGAGGAAGAACACAGACTTACGATGTAATGACAGTGTACGTGGACATATGGGAGGAGCCATATGGAGGTGGCATAATAAGAGGAAGAACACAGACTTACGATGTAATGACAGTGTACATGGACATATGGAGGGAGCCATATGGAGGTGGCATAATAAGAGGAAGAACACAGACTTATGATGTAATGACAGTGTACATGGACATATGGGAGGAGCCATATGGAGGTGGCATAATAAGAGGAAGAACACAGACTTACGATGTAATAACAGTGTACATGGACATATGGGAGGAGCCATATGGAGGTGGCATAATAAGAGGAAGAACACAGACTTATGATGTAATGACAGTGTACATGGACATATGGGAGGAGCCATATGGAG GTGGCATAATAAGAGGAAGAACACAGACTTATGATGTAATCACAGTGTACATGGACATATGGGAGGAGCCATATGGAGGTGGCATAATAAGAGGAAGAACACAGACTTATGATGTAATGACAATGTACATGGACATATGGGAGGAGCCATATGGAGGTGGCATAATAAGAGGAAGGACACAGACTTATGATGTAACAACAGTGTACATGGACATATGGGAGGAGCCATATGGAGGTGGCATAATAAGAGGAAGAACACAGACTTATGATGTAATGACAATGTACATGGACATATGGGAGGAGCCATATGGAGGTGGCATAATAAGAGGAAGGACACAGACTTATGATGTAACAACAGTGTACATGGACATATGGGAGGAGCCATACGGAGGTGGCATAATAAGAGGAAGAACACAGACTTACGATGTAATGACAGTGTACATGGACATATGGGAGGAGCCATATGGAGGTGGCATAATAAGAGGAAGAACACAGACTTACGATGTAATGACAGTGTACATGGACATATGGGAGGAGCCATATGGAGGTGGCATAATAAGAGGAAGAACACAGACTTATGATGTAATCACAGTGTACATGGACATATGGGAGGAGCCATACGGAGGTGGCATAATAAGAGGAAGAACACAGACTTATGATGTAATGACAATGTACATAGACATATGGGAGGAGCCATATGGAGGTGGCATAATAAGAGGAAGAACACAGACTTATGATGTAATAACAGTGTACAtggacatatgggggggggggggggggggtcacaatcCAGTCCTATCGTCCAACCAAGACACTAGAGAGATGcttgtgcaagggttaaagccacctgACCCCTTGGTACCTGTTaccagtcccagcaagtcaccaaattaa